The genome window ATGTTCAATAATTCTTGCTTAGTTGAACGGAAAGGACGCAATGCATCATACATTTCAAGAACCCGTTCGTCAGGTACTCGTGTTAATTCTGCAGCTCGTTGAAGATTCTTTTGAATAGCTGGACGGCCAGCATTAGCTGCAATTTCACCTTGAAGTTTCAATGCTTCTGGTGTAATCCGTAATTCCTTAGGATCAACTTGATTATTTACTACTTTTTGTAAATTGATGTCATCAAGATTGTGTCCTTTTGGTGTTTTTACTAAATCACGGTGCTTTTGATAAAGTGGGTAATCATC of Limosilactobacillus reuteri subsp. reuteri contains these proteins:
- a CDS encoding diol dehydratase small subunit, with amino-acid sequence MSEVDDLVAKIMAQMGNSSSANSSTGTSTASTSKEMTADDYPLYQKHRDLVKTPKGHNLDDINLQKVVNNQVDPKELRITPEALKLQGEIAANAGRPAIQKNLQRAAELTRVPDERVLEMYDALRPFRSTKQELLNIAKELRDKYDANVCAAWFEEAADYYESRKKLKGDN